The proteins below come from a single Papaver somniferum cultivar HN1 chromosome 11, ASM357369v1, whole genome shotgun sequence genomic window:
- the LOC113322677 gene encoding probable aspartyl protease At4g16563: MATSSIVLSSCILFTVLGLISLTLNFTFVLSSSSSQMVFPLTHSLSTTGFNNTHHLLKSTSVRSTTRFHHHHRHRHNHHRHHNHRQRQISLPLSPGSDYTLSLSLGSKPAQQISLYMDTGSDLVWFPCAPFDCIMCEGKYDPKVPYMKPLNYNNSADFIPCDSPLCSAVHSSLPSSDICAISNCPLESIEMSECSSFACPSFYYAYADGSFVARLYRDNLSLEPMSSSSTRTQQQKSLHLKNFTFGCANTALAEPIGVAGFGGGSLSLPAQLATFSPELGNRFSYCLISHSFKFDRIRKPSPLILGRYDDQKEKKISDHGGAVASEFIYTPMLDNPKHPYYYCVGLEAIQIGTTKIDTPKSLKRVNSKGNGGTVVDSGTTFTMLPSVVFEAVANEFGNRAGKMYKRAVETEDRTGLRPCFYYNKKNNKRGNWRVPKMVLHFTGNVSISLPQANYFFEFSGDDDEEGKRKKRRGEKVGCLMLGNAGEEEEGESSGPAAALGNYQQQGFEVVYDLGQRKIGFAKKKCSSLWDNLNS, translated from the coding sequence ATGGCAACCTCTTCTATAGTACTGTCATCATGTATCTTGTTTACTGTACTAGGGCTAATATCACTTACTCTGAACTTCACTTTTGTTCTTTCATCATCGTCGTCTCAAATGGTTTTCCCTCTTACACACTCTCTTTCAACAACTGGATTCAATAACACACACCATCTCCTAAAATCAACCTCTGTTCGTTCCACCACaaggtttcatcatcatcatcgacacCGTCACAACCATCATCGCCACCATAACCATCGACAACGACAAATTTCACTTCCTCTATCTCCAGGAAGCGATTATACGCTCTCTTTATCTCTAGGTTCTAAACCAGCTCAACAGATTTCTCTGTACATGGATACCGGCAGTGACCTTGTCTGGTTTCCTTGTGCTCCGTTTGATTGTATTATGTGCGAAGGCAAATACGATCCTAAAGTTCCGTATATGAAACCTCTCAATTATAACAACTCCGCTGATTTCATTCCCTGTGATTCTCCACTCTGTTCTGCAGTTCATTCGTCTCTACCGTCATCTGATATCTGCGCCATCTCTAATTGTCCGTTGGAATCAATAGAAATGTCAGAGTGTTCATCTTTTGCTTGTCCGTCTTTTTACTATGCTTATGCTGATGGTAGTTTTGTCGCTCGTCTTTATCGTGATAATCTATCATTAGAACctatgtcttcttcttcaacaagaaCTCAACAACAAAAATCACTTCATCTGAAGAATTTCACATTTGGCTGTGCTAATACTGCGTTAGCTGAGCCAATTGGTGTTGCTGGTTTTGGTGGTGGAAGTCTATCTTTACCAGCTCAACTCGCTACTTTCTCACCTGAACTCGGTAATCGATTCTCTTACTGTTTAATCTCTCATTCCTTCAAATTCGACCGAATCCGAAAACCGAGTCCGTTAATTCTCGGCCGATACgacgatcaaaaagaaaaaaagatcagTGATCATGGTGGAGCAGTAGCGAGTGAATTCATTTACACACCCATGCTCGATAATCCGAAACATCCTTACTATTACTGTGTTGGGCTAGAAGCAATTCAAATTGGTACGACCAAAATCGACACACCAAAGAGTTTAAAGAGAGTAAACTCTAAAGGTAACGGTGGAACTGTGGTAGATTCTGGTACCACATTTACGATGTTGCCATCGGTAGTTTTCGAAGCCGTAGCTAATGAGTTTGGAAACCGAGCAGGGAAAATGTACAAAAGAGCCGTCGAAACCGAGGATCGGACCGGACTCAGACCGTGTTTTTATTATAACAAGAAGAATAATAAGCGTGGTAATTGGAGAGTACCAAAGATGGTTTTACATTTTACTGGGAATGTAAGTATTAGTTTACCACAAGCGAATTACTTTTTTGAATTCAgcggtgatgatgatgaagaggggaagaggaagaagaggagggggGAGAAGGTTGGTTGTCTGATGTTGGGTAATGCGGGTGAAGAAGAGGAAGGGGAATCGAGTGGTCCAGCAGCTGCTTTAGGTAATTACCAGCAACAAGGGTTTGAAGTGGTTTATGATTTGGGACAAAGGAAAATTGGATTTGCCAAGAAGAAGTGCTCATCTTTATGGGACAATCTAAACTCTTAG